CGATATTCTTGTTGAAGTTGGCGAAAACCCTTCCCCCTGGTTCCCAGGAGGGCTCATAGCCGATCTCGAAGAATTACTGGGACGGCGGGTCCATGTTGTCACGGTTGGGGCTTTGCATTCGTATATTCGGGACCGAGTATTGCAGGAGGCGGTTCCCTTATGAAGGATGATCGGCTATATTTCGTACACATCCTGGAGTGCATCGATCACATTTTGCAGTTCACCATTGACGGCACGAATTCTTTCCTGGCTGATCGCAAAACGCAGGTCAGTGGCACCCAGGCTCTGATACCTAAAGGACGGGACAATACATGGAAATAGCTTTTAACGTGATTGTCGAACGCGATGAAGAAGGATTCTATGTGGCCACAGTTCCAGAGCTTCGAGGCTGTCATACACAGGCTAAATCATTGGATACCCTCATGGAAAGAATCAGGGAAGCCATTGATTTGTGCCTTGATGAAGCTCACGTTGCCAGCCTCGAGAATTGATAACAGAAGTTGTTGTGTACTCACAAACGCGAGACTCATAAACGCATGATGATTCTTCAAAATAGTACTTTTTCTTGACTGGCGCGCGAGGAGCGCGTATGTTTTCCTTATGTAGGACAACATAGAAAAGTGGGGACATAAACAAAGCTTATGTGATAAGATTTCGGGATTAGCTTAGTGGAGGACAAGTTGGATGTTGTTTCTCCCTCGTGTAATTCCTGATTTCAACGGTGACGGTTACCTTCCTGAAGGAATTTATCCATGTGGTGACAACGGGTTATTTTTCCACTTTGTTGAGTCTTTTCCAGAAGCC
The sequence above is a segment of the Desulfomonile tiedjei DSM 6799 genome. Coding sequences within it:
- a CDS encoding nucleotidyltransferase family protein is translated as MEIEQLIKEKREEILQIAHRHGAKNIRLFGSVARGETRETSDIDILVEVGENPSPWFPGGLIADLEELLGRRVHVVTVGALHSYIRDRVLQEAVPL
- a CDS encoding type II toxin-antitoxin system HicB family antitoxin; amino-acid sequence: MEIAFNVIVERDEEGFYVATVPELRGCHTQAKSLDTLMERIREAIDLCLDEAHVASLEN